Proteins encoded together in one Candidatus Bathyarchaeota archaeon window:
- a CDS encoding cysteine synthase family protein, translating to MVSSVLDLIGNTPMVKLNRVTGDGIGDVFVKCEYMNPSGSLKDRIALEMIRAAEAKGKLKPGYTIMEASTGNTGTAMSFVGGYLGYNVEVYMPEGMTKERIRLMESYGAEVHQLKRESNSEDESIAGAEVEIGTRMRCLELEKARPNTWWARQFSNPANTRAQFKTGQEIYKQMDGMVDAFVASIGVGGTLFGVAKALKERNPDVRIVGIEPASANFPISEGHFRIPGFGNEITGGIIEEMMDSGIVDEVVKVTNQDAIKMSDRLVREEGLFCGISSGANVYYSLRVASEIGPKCRVTTILPDNRDRYLSEKKYTT from the coding sequence GTGGTCTCGAGTGTTTTGGACCTCATCGGTAACACACCGATGGTAAAATTGAACAGAGTCACAGGTGACGGCATCGGTGATGTCTTTGTAAAATGCGAATATATGAACCCCAGTGGGAGTCTAAAAGACAGGATCGCTCTAGAGATGATCCGAGCGGCTGAAGCTAAGGGTAAGTTGAAACCCGGATATACCATCATGGAGGCGAGCACAGGGAATACAGGGACCGCGATGAGTTTTGTGGGAGGTTACCTAGGATACAACGTAGAGGTTTACATGCCAGAAGGAATGACCAAAGAGAGAATACGCCTCATGGAAAGCTATGGTGCCGAGGTCCACCAACTCAAGCGAGAGTCTAACTCTGAGGATGAAAGCATCGCGGGGGCTGAGGTGGAGATAGGAACGAGGATGAGATGTCTAGAGCTGGAAAAAGCTAGGCCTAATACTTGGTGGGCCCGCCAGTTCAGCAACCCCGCTAATACGAGGGCGCAATTCAAAACAGGACAGGAGATCTACAAACAGATGGATGGCATGGTAGACGCGTTTGTGGCTTCTATCGGGGTCGGCGGCACCCTCTTCGGCGTAGCTAAGGCACTAAAAGAGAGGAACCCGGATGTGCGTATTGTTGGCATTGAGCCCGCATCCGCAAACTTCCCCATTAGCGAGGGGCATTTCAGGATACCGGGTTTCGGGAACGAGATAACAGGGGGCATTATCGAAGAGATGATGGATAGTGGCATCGTAGATGAGGTTGTCAAAGTGACTAACCAGGATGCTATCAAGATGTCAGACAGGCTTGTCAGGGAGGAAGGGCTATTTTGCGGGATTTCCTCTGGTGCCAACGTTTATTATTCCCTAAGGGTCGCCTCAGAAATAGGTCCAAAGTGTAGAGTCACTACGATACTCCCCGATAATAGAGACAGATACCTATCCGAGAAAAAATATACGACCTAA
- a CDS encoding 50S ribosomal protein L14e: MSAMDIGRICLKLTGREAGSRCVIVDVIDRNYVMITGPLEATGVRRRRVNMNHLQPLDEVIEITRNASDKEIVALLS; the protein is encoded by the coding sequence ATGTCGGCGATGGATATTGGTCGGATCTGCCTGAAACTAACGGGTCGTGAAGCGGGAAGCCGTTGCGTCATAGTTGACGTCATCGACAGGAACTATGTGATGATTACAGGACCCCTCGAGGCTACAGGGGTTAGACGCAGGCGGGTGAATATGAACCATCTGCAACCCCTAGATGAGGTCATAGAAATAACTAGGAACGCATCAGATAAGGAGATAGTAGCGCTACTGAGTTAG
- a CDS encoding AAA family ATPase, producing MKGAPKKVEELVITVSGYHGSGRSTQATRLAEAFGLRYVSSGTIFRQIAKERGIGLEDMSRFTEEDPEIDRMIDQRAKDESKKLGVVIDATLAGWMAEDPDIRIFLLVSFNERIKRIANRENISYVEAEKETVAREKSEKKRFRAYYKVNLEDLSIYDIIINTELFDIDAIARILKSVVEEYCLKCF from the coding sequence ATGAAGGGCGCCCCAAAAAAGGTCGAGGAACTCGTAATAACGGTCAGCGGGTACCATGGCTCAGGGCGATCAACCCAGGCGACAAGGCTCGCCGAGGCCTTTGGTCTGAGATATGTCTCATCTGGCACCATCTTTAGGCAGATAGCCAAAGAAAGGGGCATAGGCCTCGAGGATATGTCCCGATTCACCGAAGAGGATCCTGAGATAGACCGAATGATTGACCAGAGAGCCAAAGATGAATCCAAGAAGCTTGGAGTTGTGATAGATGCCACTCTCGCAGGATGGATGGCAGAGGACCCGGATATCCGAATTTTTCTCTTGGTCTCCTTCAATGAGAGGATCAAAAGGATTGCGAACCGAGAGAATATCTCGTATGTGGAAGCCGAAAAAGAGACTGTGGCAAGGGAGAAAAGCGAAAAGAAGAGGTTCAGGGCATATTACAAGGTAAATCTTGAAGATCTCTCAATATATGATATTATCATCAATACAGAGCTTTTCGATATCGATGCAATTGCGCGAATCCTTAAAAGTGTCGTTGAGGAATATTGCTTGAAGTGTTTCTGA